AGAAGGGTGCGACCCTCCTCCTCCGAGAAACCATGGAAGGTGTCATCACCGACGCCAAAGCCCTCGTTACCGAGCGCGTGGGGAACCGCGTGTTCCAGTTCAAAGCGGGAGAGTTTTTTCAGAACAACCCCTTCATTCTTCCCACCTTTGCCAACTACGTCACCGAGCAGGCTTCGGACGGCTCACGCTACTTAATTGACGCCTATTGCGGCGCCGGCCTTTTCTCCCTTACAGCGGCGGACCGCTTTGAGAAAGTCATCGGAATTGAGGTTTCAGCAGCGGCCGTCACCCTCGCAGACTCCAACGCTGCCCTCAACAGCATCCGCAACGCCGAATTCCGCAACGGTGAGGCCGAAGCGATTTTCGCCGAAGTCGCCGAATTCCCCGGGGCCGAAACCAGTGTCGTCATCGATCCACCCCGCCGCGGCTGCGACGAAGCGTTCCTAAGGCAATTGTCTGATTTCGCCCCATCCCGGATTGTCTACGTTTCCTGTGATCCCTCGACCCAGGCCCGCGATTTGAAGATCCTGGAAGAATCAGGCTACGAGATCCTGGAAATTCAGCCCTTCGACCTCTTCCCTCAAACACGCCACATCGAGAACGTCGTTACCTTGCAGCGTCAGTAAGGGGGATCTATTCCCAACCGCCTGCCAAGGCGCTAGTATTTCCTAACCGCTTACTGCGTGACCGATGCTTGATTCTCCGGCCTGATTCGGCTAGAGTACTTATGTATATCAACTGACCGGCCCGACAAATCGTCTGCCCGGCAATCTATTCTTTTCCTTATGAAAACCCCCGCCATTCCCTTCCATCAGAGACTGCAGAGCGAAGCCGTCCTCGGCCCCTTTTCGAAAACGAGCGATCCAAACATGATCGAAGCCATGGGCGTAGGCGGAATGGATTTCATCATTCTCGACCTCGAACACGGCCCCAATGACGTCACCACCCTCGGAAACCTCATTAGGGCCTGTGAATGCTCGGAGACGACGGCAGTGGTCCGGTGCCTACGTCCGGATCAGATCGGGCAAAGCCTCGACCTCGGCGCCCGCGTCGTTCAAATCCCCCACGTAAACTGCGCAGCCGATGCACGGACCGCCGTGGAAGCCGCTCGCTTCGCGCCCTCCGGACACCGCGGTGTCTGCCGATACGTCCGAGCCGCCGGGCACAGCTCGACCGAGAAACAGGAGTATTTCGCAAACGCAGCCGACATCACTGTCATCGCTCAAGTCGAAGGAACCGAAGGGCTTAGCAACCTCGACGAGATTCTTGAGGTTCCCGGAGTCGACATGATCTTCGTCGGCGTCTACGACCTCTCGCAGTCCTTAGGGATGACGGGAAAAACGGAATCGCCCGAAGTTCTCGCAGCGCTCCAAACTGTCGCCGAGAAGTGTGCCGCGAAGAACATTCCCGTGGGAACTTTCGTCGAGTCCGTCGAAACTGCCCGCAAATACCGGGACATGGGCATCCACTATCTCTGCTATGCGGTCGACGTCGGCATTCTCATGAGTGCCTGCCAATCGCTGAGCCAAGGCGTGAAAGCCTAGCCTCGCGTAGGCGAGGCCGCTCTCAGGCGAGTCCGCTCTCAGGCGAGTCCGCAAACCCGAAAATCCGAATAGAGCCCGGAACGGGTCGCCATATGCCGGATTCCGAT
The Puniceicoccus vermicola DNA segment above includes these coding regions:
- a CDS encoding methyltransferase domain-containing protein; translated protein: MDAPKNFIPEPFEYHQELELSVESLTNLGVGVARQDGWVIMIPFSLPGEKIRARVFRNRPNFSEADLIEVLEASPNRVDPKCPLFGSCGGCQYQQLSYPAQLEWKQAQVRDALERIGGIENEVLMPIGSPKEYGYRSKITPHYQRWRDDGDFPIGFLRVAQRQRIIDVPQCPIATPAINETLPELRAQVKKTPPKGKKKKGATLLLRETMEGVITDAKALVTERVGNRVFQFKAGEFFQNNPFILPTFANYVTEQASDGSRYLIDAYCGAGLFSLTAADRFEKVIGIEVSAAAVTLADSNAALNSIRNAEFRNGEAEAIFAEVAEFPGAETSVVIDPPRRGCDEAFLRQLSDFAPSRIVYVSCDPSTQARDLKILEESGYEILEIQPFDLFPQTRHIENVVTLQRQ
- a CDS encoding HpcH/HpaI aldolase family protein, which codes for MKTPAIPFHQRLQSEAVLGPFSKTSDPNMIEAMGVGGMDFIILDLEHGPNDVTTLGNLIRACECSETTAVVRCLRPDQIGQSLDLGARVVQIPHVNCAADARTAVEAARFAPSGHRGVCRYVRAAGHSSTEKQEYFANAADITVIAQVEGTEGLSNLDEILEVPGVDMIFVGVYDLSQSLGMTGKTESPEVLAALQTVAEKCAAKNIPVGTFVESVETARKYRDMGIHYLCYAVDVGILMSACQSLSQGVKA